In Piliocolobus tephrosceles isolate RC106 chromosome 10, ASM277652v3, whole genome shotgun sequence, a single window of DNA contains:
- the CABP1 gene encoding calcium-binding protein 1 isoform X1, whose protein sequence is MGGGDGAAFKRPGDGARLQRVLGLGSRRAPGSLPAGGPAPRRTAPPPPGHASAGPAAMSSHIAKSESKTSLLKAAAASGGSRAPRHGPARDPGLPSRRLPGSCPGTPQSSGDPSSRRPLCWPAPREEGARGSQRGLPQAHCRPREALPAAASRPSPSSPLPPARGRDGEERGLSPALGLRGSLRAPGRGDSVPAAASEADPFLHRLRPMLSSAFGQDRSLRPEEIEELREAFREFDKDKDGYINCRDLGNCMRTMGYMPTEMELIELSQQINMNLGGHVDFDDFVELMGPKLLAETADMIGVKELRDAFREFDTNGDGEISTSELREAMRKLLGHQVGHRDIEEIIRDVDLNGDGRVDFEEFVRMMSR, encoded by the exons ATGGGCGGCGGCGACGGGGCCGCATTTAAGCGGCCGGGGGACGGCGCCCGCCTCCAGCGCGTCCTCGGGCTTGGCTCCCGCCGGGCGCCCGGTTCTCTGCCCGCCGGGGGCCCCGCGCCACGCCGCACCGCGCCGCCCCCGCCGGGCCATGCGAGCGCGGGCCCCGCCGCGATGAGCTCGCACATCGCCAAAAGCGAGTCCAAGACGTCGCTGCTGAAGGCGGCGGCGGCGAGCGGGGGCAGCCGGGCTCCCCGCCACGGCCCTGCCCGGGACCCGGGGCTGCCCAGCCGCCGGCTACCTGGTTCCTGCCCGGGGACGCCGCAGTCGTCCGGGGACCCCAGTTCGCGGAGGCCCCTGTGCTGGCCGGCGCCGAGAGAGGAGGGCGCGCGGGGGAGCCAGCGTGGGCTCCCCCAGGCGCACTGCAGGCCCCGGGAGGCGCTGCCGGCCGCAGCGTCCCGACCTTCGCCGTCGTCGCCGCTGCCGCCGGCCCGCGGGCGGGATGGGGAGGAACGGGGACTGTCCCCGGCGCTTGGCCTCCGGGGCTCTCTGCGAGCCCCGGGCCGCGGGGACTCCGTTCCAGCCGCCGCGTCCGAGGCGGACCCGTTCCTCCACAGGCTGCGCCCCATGCTCAGCTCCGCCTTCGGCCAG GATAGATCACTGCGACCAGAGGAAATCGAAG AGCTCCGAGAGGCCTTCAGAGAATTCGACAAGGACAAGGATGGCTACATCAACTGCCGGGACCTGGGCAACTGCATGCGCACCATGGGCTACATGCCCACTGAGATGGAGCTCATCGAACTGTCCCAGCAGATCAACATGAACC TGGGTGGCCACGTAGATTTTGATGACTTCGTGGAGCTAATGGGGCCTAAACTCCTGGCAGAGACAGCAGATATGATTGGTGTAAAGGAACTGCGAGATGCTTTCCGAGAG TTTGACACCAATGGTGATGGGGAAATAAGCACCAGTGAGCTGCGAGAGGCTATGAGGAAGCTCCTGGGCCATCAGGTGGGACACCGAGACATAGAGGAAATTATCCGAGATGTGGACCTCAATGGGGATGGACGAGTGGACTTTGAAG AGTTTGTCCGGATGATGTCCCGCTGA
- the CABP1 gene encoding calcium-binding protein 1 isoform X3 has product MGNCVKSPLRNLSRKDRSLRPEEIEELREAFREFDKDKDGYINCRDLGNCMRTMGYMPTEMELIELSQQINMNLGGHVDFDDFVELMGPKLLAETADMIGVKELRDAFREFDTNGDGEISTSELREAMRKLLGHQVGHRDIEEIIRDVDLNGDGRVDFEEFVRMMSR; this is encoded by the exons ATGGGCAACTGTGTCAAGTCTCCACTGAGAAATCTCTCAAGGAAG GATAGATCACTGCGACCAGAGGAAATCGAAG AGCTCCGAGAGGCCTTCAGAGAATTCGACAAGGACAAGGATGGCTACATCAACTGCCGGGACCTGGGCAACTGCATGCGCACCATGGGCTACATGCCCACTGAGATGGAGCTCATCGAACTGTCCCAGCAGATCAACATGAACC TGGGTGGCCACGTAGATTTTGATGACTTCGTGGAGCTAATGGGGCCTAAACTCCTGGCAGAGACAGCAGATATGATTGGTGTAAAGGAACTGCGAGATGCTTTCCGAGAG TTTGACACCAATGGTGATGGGGAAATAAGCACCAGTGAGCTGCGAGAGGCTATGAGGAAGCTCCTGGGCCATCAGGTGGGACACCGAGACATAGAGGAAATTATCCGAGATGTGGACCTCAATGGGGATGGACGAGTGGACTTTGAAG AGTTTGTCCGGATGATGTCCCGCTGA
- the CABP1 gene encoding calcium-binding protein 1 isoform X2, protein MGNCVKSPLRNLSRKMCQEEQTSYMVVQTSEEGLAADTELPGPLLMLAQNCAVMHNLLGPACIFLRKGFAENRQPDRSLRPEEIEELREAFREFDKDKDGYINCRDLGNCMRTMGYMPTEMELIELSQQINMNLGGHVDFDDFVELMGPKLLAETADMIGVKELRDAFREFDTNGDGEISTSELREAMRKLLGHQVGHRDIEEIIRDVDLNGDGRVDFEEFVRMMSR, encoded by the exons ATGGGCAACTGTGTCAAGTCTCCACTGAGAAATCTCTCAAGGAAG ATGTGCCAGGAGGAACAGACCAGCTACATGGTGGTGCAGACGAGCGAGGAAGGGCTGGCGGCCGACACCGAGCTCCCAGGACCGCTCCTGATGCTGGCCCAGAACTGCGCAGTCATGCACAACCTGCTGGGCCCTGCCTGCATTTTCCTGCGCAAGGGCTTCGCTGAGAACAGGCAGCCT GATAGATCACTGCGACCAGAGGAAATCGAAG AGCTCCGAGAGGCCTTCAGAGAATTCGACAAGGACAAGGATGGCTACATCAACTGCCGGGACCTGGGCAACTGCATGCGCACCATGGGCTACATGCCCACTGAGATGGAGCTCATCGAACTGTCCCAGCAGATCAACATGAACC TGGGTGGCCACGTAGATTTTGATGACTTCGTGGAGCTAATGGGGCCTAAACTCCTGGCAGAGACAGCAGATATGATTGGTGTAAAGGAACTGCGAGATGCTTTCCGAGAG TTTGACACCAATGGTGATGGGGAAATAAGCACCAGTGAGCTGCGAGAGGCTATGAGGAAGCTCCTGGGCCATCAGGTGGGACACCGAGACATAGAGGAAATTATCCGAGATGTGGACCTCAATGGGGATGGACGAGTGGACTTTGAAG AGTTTGTCCGGATGATGTCCCGCTGA